In Flavobacterium lacustre, a genomic segment contains:
- the recO gene encoding DNA repair protein RecO — translation MLVKTKAIVISALKFQEKSLIVKCFTLSHGLKSYFVRDAFSARKSNQKIAYFQPLTILEIEAVHKNKGTLENFKEIKIASPFHSIHSDIYKSTIVMFVSEILHHSIHEEEKNESLFTFLETALHWLDNHDETANFHLILLLEITKYLGFYPDISDIDMPFFEMTEGVFTPFHAISSLTEHESNLFKKLIDLKFDTDQKTFHVIERQIVLKILIDYYSFHLDGFKKPKSLDVLKEVFS, via the coding sequence ATGTTAGTAAAAACCAAAGCCATTGTGATTTCGGCATTAAAATTTCAGGAAAAAAGCCTGATTGTAAAATGCTTTACGTTGTCACATGGTTTGAAATCCTATTTTGTCCGAGATGCTTTTTCTGCTAGAAAATCGAATCAAAAAATCGCCTACTTTCAACCTTTGACGATTCTCGAAATCGAGGCGGTGCATAAAAACAAAGGAACTTTAGAGAATTTCAAAGAAATAAAAATCGCATCTCCTTTTCATTCCATTCATTCGGATATTTATAAAAGTACGATTGTGATGTTTGTTTCCGAAATTTTGCATCATTCTATTCATGAGGAAGAAAAAAACGAATCACTTTTTACTTTCCTTGAAACGGCTTTGCATTGGTTGGATAATCACGATGAAACGGCTAATTTTCATTTGATTTTACTATTGGAAATCACAAAATATTTGGGTTTCTATCCGGATATTTCAGATATTGACATGCCTTTTTTCGAAATGACCGAAGGTGTTTTTACCCCCTTTCATGCCATCAGTTCGCTTACCGAACATGAAAGTAATTTGTTCAAAAAACTAATCGATTTGAAATTTGATACCGATCAAAAAACTTTTCATGTTATTGAAAGACAGATTGTTTTGAAAATTCTTATAGATTACTATAGTTTTCATCTTGATGGATTCAAAAAACCAAAATCTTTAGATGTTTTGAAAGAAGTTTTCTCTTAA
- a CDS encoding TraR/DksA family transcriptional regulator: protein MIDEMTRYSDGDLAEFKEIIQKKIQKAQADLDLIKSAYMNDLNNGTDDTSPTFKAFEEGSETMSKEANSQLAIRQEKFIRDLKNALFRVENKTYGICKVTGKLIGKERLKIVPHATMSIEAKNLQR from the coding sequence ATGATAGATGAAATGACCCGATACTCAGATGGTGATTTAGCCGAGTTCAAAGAAATAATCCAAAAAAAGATACAAAAAGCACAAGCTGATTTAGATTTGATAAAAAGTGCCTATATGAACGACTTGAATAATGGTACAGATGATACTTCGCCAACATTCAAAGCTTTCGAAGAAGGTAGCGAAACAATGTCTAAAGAAGCCAACTCACAATTGGCAATTCGCCAAGAAAAGTTCATTCGTGATTTGAAAAATGCACTATTCCGTGTAGAAAACAAAACATACGGAATTTGTAAAGTTACGGGTAAATTAATCGGGAAAGAAAGATTGAAAATCGTTCCTCATGCAACTATGAGCATCGAAGCGAAGAACTTACAACGATAA
- the panC gene encoding pantoate--beta-alanine ligase, with protein sequence MHIFYGKAPLTAYLKSIKTTNSSIGFVPTMGALHQGHLALMKKSLLENDFTVVSIFVNPTQFNNPEDLAKYPRTLDADVEKMTALNPEIILYAPTVDDIYEGETVSKSFDFDGLENQMEGKFRPGHFNGVGTIVKRLFEIVEPTNAYFGEKDFQQLQIVKKMVSKTNLKVNVIGCPIFREANNLAMSSRNERLSTEEREKAAIIFQTLTVAKEKFKTKSAKWVTEWVQKSFENNPLFDLEYFVIADEATLLPCSTKNKNKKYRAFIAIFVNNIRLIDTISLN encoded by the coding sequence ATGCACATTTTCTACGGAAAAGCACCTTTGACAGCGTATTTGAAATCTATTAAAACAACAAATTCATCCATAGGATTTGTCCCTACGATGGGTGCATTGCATCAAGGACATCTTGCCTTAATGAAAAAATCATTGCTAGAAAATGACTTTACCGTTGTTAGTATTTTTGTCAACCCAACCCAATTCAACAACCCCGAAGACCTGGCAAAATACCCGAGAACATTAGACGCCGATGTAGAAAAAATGACTGCTCTAAACCCGGAAATCATATTATATGCTCCAACCGTAGACGATATTTACGAAGGCGAAACTGTTTCAAAATCCTTTGATTTTGACGGATTAGAAAACCAAATGGAAGGCAAATTCAGACCCGGACATTTTAATGGTGTTGGTACGATTGTAAAAAGACTTTTTGAAATTGTAGAACCTACAAACGCTTATTTTGGCGAAAAAGATTTTCAACAATTACAAATTGTAAAAAAAATGGTTTCGAAAACCAACTTGAAAGTAAACGTTATTGGTTGCCCTATTTTTAGAGAAGCAAACAACCTCGCCATGAGCTCCAGAAACGAGCGCTTATCGACAGAAGAAAGAGAAAAAGCAGCCATAATTTTCCAGACTTTAACTGTTGCCAAAGAAAAATTTAAAACAAAAAGTGCCAAATGGGTCACAGAATGGGTTCAAAAGTCTTTTGAAAACAATCCTTTATTCGATTTAGAATATTTTGTAATTGCCGATGAAGCAACGCTGCTCCCTTGTTCTACAAAAAATAAAAACAAGAAATACCGTGCTTTTATTGCGATTTTTGTCAATAACATTCGTTTGATAGATACCATTTCACTAAATTAA
- the ileS gene encoding isoleucine--tRNA ligase, which yields MSIKFTEYKGLDLPKVASEVLDFWKEENIFEKSVTTREGNQPFVFFEGPPSANGLPGIHHVMARAIKDIFCRYKTQKGFQVKRKAGWDTHGLPVELGTEAALGITKEDIGKTISVEEYNEACKKTVMRYTDVWNDLTEKMGYWVDMEDPYVTYKPKYMETVWWILKQIYNKDLMYKGYTIQPYSPKAGTGLSSHEVNQPGSYRDVTDTTVVAQFSATVYPNGETSENTVEKAFKLQYPLFFGEGSMKGLFQFLAWTTTPWTLPSNTALTVGPKIDYVLVKTFNQYTFKNVNVILAKNLVGKQFGKGFFASTEAADFENFKSGDKKIPYQILAECKGADLVGIRYEQLLPFALPYQNPENAFRVISGDFVTTEDGTGIVHTAPTFGADDAKVAKEATPEVPPMLVLDENGTPVPLVDLQGKFTSHMGEYAGKYVKNEYYNEGEAPERSIDVEIAIRLKEENKAFKVEKYVHSYPHCWRTDKPILYYPLDSWFIKITEVRDRMFDLNETINWKPKATGEGRFGNWLKNANDWNLSRSRYWGIPLPIWRTEDKQEEILVGSVEELYNEIEKSIAAGFQTTNPFAGFEVGNMDESNYDLIDLHKNVVDEITLVSASGKPMKREADLIDVWFDSGSMPYAQWHYPFENKDKIDENKDFPADFIAEGVDQTRGWFYTLHAIGTLVFDKVAYKNVVSNGLVLDKNGQKMSKRLGNAADPFETLAEYGPDATRWYMISNANPWDNLKFDLEGIAEVRRKFFGTLYNTYSFFSLYANIDGFKYAEAEIPLNERPEIDQWIISELNTLIKEVDGFYADYEPTKAARAISDFVQENLSNWYVRLCRRRFWKGEYAQDKIAAYQTLYTCLLTISKLGAPIAPFFMDKLYRDLTQATQSEEFESVHLATFPVLVENYVDKSLESKMQKAQTISSLVLSLRKKEMIKVRQPLQKVMIPVLDANQRAEIEAVSDLIKAEVNVKEIVLLDDASGILVKQIKPNFKALGPRFGKDMGLISKEIQVLSSEQINQLERDGSLSIVIAGNNVILSLEDVEITSQDIEGWLVANSNGITVALDITISPELKQEGIARELVNRIQNIRKDSGFEVTDKIKVYLQNNDTLQEAVKANEAYIKSETLTEFLVFEENIANGTEIEFDEIKTKITITK from the coding sequence ATGAGTATAAAATTTACTGAATACAAAGGACTTGACTTACCAAAGGTAGCATCAGAAGTACTTGATTTTTGGAAGGAAGAAAACATATTTGAAAAAAGTGTAACCACTCGCGAAGGGAATCAACCATTCGTGTTTTTTGAAGGTCCGCCATCGGCAAATGGATTGCCTGGAATACACCACGTAATGGCGCGTGCCATTAAAGATATTTTCTGCAGATATAAAACTCAAAAAGGATTCCAAGTAAAGCGTAAAGCGGGTTGGGATACTCATGGTTTGCCTGTGGAATTAGGTACTGAAGCGGCATTAGGAATTACAAAAGAAGATATCGGGAAAACCATTTCGGTAGAAGAATATAACGAGGCCTGTAAAAAAACAGTAATGCGTTATACGGACGTTTGGAATGATTTGACCGAAAAAATGGGATATTGGGTAGATATGGAAGATCCATATGTGACCTATAAACCCAAATATATGGAAACGGTTTGGTGGATTTTGAAACAAATCTACAACAAGGATTTGATGTATAAAGGTTACACAATTCAGCCGTATTCTCCAAAAGCAGGAACAGGATTATCTTCACACGAAGTGAATCAACCGGGAAGTTACAGAGATGTTACAGACACGACGGTTGTGGCGCAGTTTAGTGCAACGGTTTATCCTAATGGAGAAACGTCAGAGAACACAGTTGAGAAAGCATTCAAGTTACAGTATCCTCTTTTTTTCGGAGAAGGGTCGATGAAAGGCCTTTTTCAATTTTTAGCATGGACGACAACACCTTGGACTTTACCTTCAAACACTGCGTTGACTGTTGGTCCAAAAATCGATTATGTTTTAGTTAAAACATTTAATCAATATACTTTCAAAAATGTAAATGTTATTCTTGCTAAAAACTTAGTTGGAAAACAATTCGGAAAAGGATTTTTTGCAAGTACAGAAGCTGCTGATTTTGAAAATTTCAAATCAGGCGATAAAAAAATACCATATCAAATCTTGGCAGAATGTAAAGGAGCTGATTTAGTTGGTATTCGTTACGAACAATTATTGCCGTTTGCTTTGCCATATCAAAATCCAGAAAATGCTTTCCGAGTGATTTCTGGTGATTTTGTAACCACCGAAGATGGAACAGGAATTGTTCATACAGCACCAACTTTTGGAGCAGATGATGCAAAAGTGGCTAAAGAAGCTACGCCAGAAGTTCCGCCAATGTTGGTTCTTGACGAAAATGGAACTCCGGTTCCTTTGGTAGATTTGCAAGGAAAATTCACGTCACATATGGGTGAATATGCCGGTAAATATGTGAAAAATGAATATTACAACGAAGGCGAAGCACCCGAACGTTCTATAGATGTAGAAATTGCCATTCGATTAAAAGAAGAAAATAAAGCATTCAAAGTAGAGAAATACGTGCACAGTTATCCGCATTGTTGGAGAACCGATAAGCCTATTTTGTACTATCCGTTAGATTCTTGGTTTATCAAAATCACGGAAGTTAGAGATAGAATGTTTGACTTGAACGAAACCATCAACTGGAAGCCAAAAGCAACTGGTGAAGGCCGTTTTGGAAATTGGTTGAAAAATGCCAACGACTGGAATTTATCTCGTTCCAGATATTGGGGAATTCCATTGCCAATTTGGAGAACCGAAGACAAACAAGAAGAAATTTTAGTAGGTTCTGTTGAAGAATTATACAACGAAATCGAAAAATCTATTGCGGCAGGTTTTCAAACTACAAATCCTTTTGCAGGTTTTGAAGTAGGAAATATGGACGAAAGTAACTATGATTTAATTGATTTGCATAAAAATGTAGTCGATGAAATTACATTAGTTTCTGCTTCCGGAAAACCAATGAAGCGTGAGGCGGACTTGATTGACGTTTGGTTCGATTCTGGTTCAATGCCTTATGCACAATGGCATTATCCTTTTGAAAATAAAGATAAAATTGATGAAAACAAAGATTTTCCAGCGGATTTTATTGCCGAAGGAGTGGATCAAACCCGTGGTTGGTTTTATACATTACACGCCATTGGAACATTAGTTTTTGATAAAGTAGCTTATAAAAATGTAGTTTCAAACGGATTGGTTTTAGACAAAAACGGACAAAAAATGTCCAAACGTTTGGGTAACGCCGCAGATCCTTTTGAAACTTTAGCAGAATATGGTCCTGATGCCACACGTTGGTACATGATTTCGAATGCGAATCCTTGGGATAACTTGAAATTTGATTTGGAAGGAATTGCTGAGGTTCGTCGTAAATTCTTTGGAACGTTATACAATACATATTCGTTTTTTAGTTTATATGCTAATATTGATGGTTTTAAATATGCCGAAGCGGAGATTCCGTTAAACGAAAGACCAGAAATTGACCAATGGATTATCTCGGAATTGAATACCTTGATAAAAGAAGTGGATGGTTTTTATGCCGATTACGAACCAACAAAAGCCGCTCGTGCGATTTCAGATTTTGTACAGGAAAATTTAAGCAATTGGTACGTTCGTTTGTGCAGAAGACGTTTCTGGAAAGGAGAATATGCACAGGATAAAATTGCGGCTTATCAAACCTTATATACGTGTTTGTTGACTATAAGTAAACTAGGTGCGCCAATTGCTCCGTTTTTTATGGATAAACTTTACAGAGATTTAACGCAGGCTACACAATCGGAAGAATTTGAGTCGGTACATTTGGCGACGTTTCCGGTTTTGGTTGAAAACTATGTTGATAAATCGTTAGAGAGTAAAATGCAGAAAGCGCAGACCATTTCATCACTGGTTTTATCACTCCGAAAGAAGGAAATGATTAAAGTGCGCCAACCTTTGCAAAAGGTAATGATTCCAGTACTTGACGCTAATCAAAGAGCTGAAATCGAGGCGGTTTCGGACCTAATAAAAGCAGAGGTAAACGTGAAGGAAATTGTGCTTTTAGATGATGCTTCGGGTATTTTGGTGAAACAAATAAAACCTAATTTTAAAGCACTTGGACCCCGTTTTGGAAAAGATATGGGTTTGATTTCTAAAGAGATACAGGTTTTATCTTCGGAACAGATTAATCAATTGGAACGAGACGGAAGCCTTTCGATTGTTATTGCAGGAAATAATGTAATTTTATCATTAGAAGATGTAGAAATAACATCCCAAGATATCGAAGGTTGGTTGGTTGCTAATTCAAATGGCATTACAGTTGCATTAGATATTACAATCAGTCCGGAATTGAAACAAGAAGGAATTGCAAGAGAATTGGTAAACAGAATTCAGAATATCCGTAAAGATTCAGGATTTGAAGTTACTGATAAAATTAAAGTATACTTGCAAAATAATGATACATTACAAGAAGCTGTAAAAGCAAATGAAGCTTATATTAAATCCGAAACGCTTACAGAGTTTTTGGTTTTTGAAGAAAATATAGCAAATGGAACAGAAATAGAATTTGACGAAATAAAAACAAAAATAACAATCACTAAATAA
- a CDS encoding lipoprotein signal peptidase, translating to MSLRKAYLLIFIILVVDQFSKIYIKTNFVLGEEVEVFKWFKILFIENEGMAWGTEIPGAYGKLFLTVFRLLAVGGIGYWLWDSVERKHSTNYLIVAISLILAGAFGNIIDSVFYGVIFDDSQQQLATLFTDTPYGTWFHGKVVDLFYFPFWHGNLPTWLPIWGGREFTFFNAIFNVADMAISTGVGILIVFNKKAFHKNT from the coding sequence ATGTCATTACGAAAAGCGTATCTCCTTATTTTCATCATATTAGTTGTTGATCAATTTTCTAAAATATACATCAAAACAAACTTTGTTTTGGGTGAAGAAGTTGAGGTTTTCAAATGGTTTAAGATTCTTTTTATCGAAAACGAAGGAATGGCATGGGGGACCGAAATACCTGGCGCTTACGGTAAATTGTTTTTAACGGTATTCCGTTTACTGGCCGTTGGCGGAATTGGCTATTGGTTGTGGGATTCGGTTGAAAGAAAACACAGCACAAATTATCTTATAGTAGCCATTTCGTTAATTCTTGCCGGAGCATTCGGAAACATAATCGATTCTGTTTTTTACGGAGTGATTTTTGATGACAGCCAACAACAATTAGCAACATTATTTACAGATACACCTTATGGAACTTGGTTTCATGGTAAAGTTGTCGATTTATTTTACTTCCCTTTCTGGCATGGAAATTTACCAACTTGGTTACCAATTTGGGGAGGAAGAGAGTTTACTTTTTTTAACGCTATTTTTAATGTAGCGGACATGGCTATTTCAACAGGCGTAGGTATTTTGATTGTTTTTAATAAAAAAGCATTTCATAAAAACACCTAA
- the radA gene encoding DNA repair protein RadA yields the protein MAKVKTTFFCQNCGAQYAKWQGQCNSCKEWNTIAEEIIQKQEKVAWKSESVSSSKAPKPLRINEIDSTQEIRLDTTDAELNRVLGGGIVPGSLILLGGEPGIGKSTLLLQISLKLPYKTLYVSGEESQKQIKMRAERITPNGDNCYILTETKTQNIFKQIEAIEPEIVIIDSIQTLHTDYIESTPGSISQIRETTAELIKFAKETNIPVILIGHITKDGTIAGPKILEHMVDTVLQFEGDRNHVYRILRSLKNRFGSTAEIGIYEMLGNGLREVSNPSEILISHKDEELSGTAIASTLEGMRPLMLEIQALVSTAVYGTPQRSTTGYNAKRLNMILAVLEKRAGFRLGAKDVFLNVTGGISVDDPAIDLAVVAAILSSNEDIPVSKDFCFAGEVGLSGEIRPVNRVDQRIQEAEKLGFSTIFVSKYNKIALKNTGIKIRLVAKIEDVASELFG from the coding sequence ATGGCAAAAGTGAAAACAACTTTTTTCTGTCAGAATTGTGGCGCACAATATGCCAAATGGCAGGGACAATGCAATTCCTGTAAAGAATGGAATACAATTGCCGAAGAAATTATTCAAAAACAAGAGAAAGTAGCTTGGAAAAGCGAATCCGTTTCGAGTAGCAAAGCACCAAAACCTTTACGAATAAACGAAATCGACTCCACTCAGGAAATTAGGTTAGACACTACCGATGCCGAATTAAATCGTGTTCTTGGCGGCGGAATTGTTCCTGGTTCTTTGATTCTTTTGGGCGGCGAACCCGGCATTGGAAAAAGTACGCTATTGCTTCAAATATCATTAAAGTTACCCTACAAAACTTTATATGTTTCGGGCGAGGAAAGCCAGAAACAAATCAAAATGCGAGCCGAAAGAATCACGCCAAACGGAGACAATTGCTACATTTTGACGGAAACTAAAACGCAAAATATTTTCAAACAAATTGAAGCTATCGAACCCGAAATCGTCATTATCGATTCTATTCAAACACTTCATACGGATTATATTGAATCTACTCCAGGAAGTATTTCTCAAATACGGGAAACCACAGCTGAACTAATCAAATTTGCCAAAGAAACAAATATTCCGGTAATTCTGATTGGCCATATTACCAAAGACGGAACCATTGCAGGGCCAAAGATTCTGGAACACATGGTGGATACGGTCTTGCAATTTGAAGGCGACCGAAACCATGTTTATCGTATTTTACGTTCGCTTAAAAACCGTTTTGGCTCTACTGCCGAAATCGGAATTTATGAAATGCTGGGCAATGGTTTGCGCGAAGTCTCAAATCCTTCCGAAATTTTAATTTCGCACAAAGACGAGGAATTATCCGGAACCGCAATCGCTTCAACACTGGAAGGAATGCGTCCTTTAATGCTCGAAATCCAAGCATTAGTCAGCACCGCAGTTTATGGAACGCCACAGCGAAGCACTACGGGATATAATGCTAAAAGACTCAATATGATTTTGGCCGTTTTAGAAAAAAGAGCAGGTTTCAGGCTTGGCGCCAAAGATGTTTTCCTTAACGTAACCGGAGGAATTTCGGTAGATGATCCAGCAATTGACTTAGCCGTTGTAGCTGCTATTTTATCTTCTAATGAAGACATTCCTGTAAGTAAGGACTTTTGTTTTGCTGGCGAAGTAGGACTTTCCGGCGAAATACGTCCTGTAAATCGTGTGGATCAACGCATTCAAGAAGCAGAAAAACTAGGCTTTTCTACCATTTTTGTATCCAAATACAACAAAATTGCGCTGAAAAATACCGGAATAAAAATCAGATTGGTTGCCAAAATTGAAGATGTAGCGAGTGAACTATTTGGATAA
- a CDS encoding alpha/beta hydrolase, translating into MKQLTFLFFLLSSSVFSQKKTESFTSAKLGESREITIGLPASYEKNPAKKYPILILLDGDYLFDPFYGALNYGGYWDDLPETIIVGINQNQNDERTDDCYSDQADGLPAEKGARFFEFIGGELLPYIEKKYRAAPFRMIAGHDTTAGFINFFLYKEYSIFNAYISLSPELATDMETRIPEKLNQLKQPVFYYQSSADGDVKKLREPIEQLDANIKLVTNPLLNYKYDSFKGASHYSLVLHSIPNALYQIFESYKPISSIEYTEKIAVLSSGYVDYLVTKYDLLSKNLGLKIPVRINDFKAIEAVILKNKAYNELDQLAQIANKNYPKSMLADYELGLMFEKLGDAKKAAKKYQTASQLEEIGDLTKDMMMEKFDDMQSLIQKK; encoded by the coding sequence ATGAAACAACTCACCTTCTTGTTTTTCCTGCTGAGTAGTTCTGTTTTTTCACAAAAAAAAACAGAATCATTTACATCTGCCAAATTGGGAGAAAGCAGAGAAATCACTATTGGTTTGCCGGCTTCCTATGAAAAAAATCCAGCCAAAAAATACCCAATCCTTATTTTACTCGATGGCGATTACTTATTCGACCCTTTTTATGGAGCTTTGAATTATGGTGGTTATTGGGATGATTTACCGGAAACAATCATTGTTGGAATCAATCAAAATCAAAATGACGAACGAACAGACGACTGTTATTCCGACCAAGCCGATGGTTTACCTGCAGAAAAAGGAGCGCGATTTTTCGAATTTATTGGCGGTGAATTACTTCCCTATATAGAAAAAAAATACCGTGCTGCTCCTTTCCGAATGATTGCGGGACACGACACTACGGCTGGGTTTATAAACTTTTTCCTTTATAAAGAATATTCTATTTTTAACGCGTACATCTCTTTAAGTCCGGAATTGGCAACCGATATGGAAACGCGAATTCCAGAAAAATTAAACCAATTAAAACAACCTGTTTTTTATTACCAATCCTCAGCAGATGGTGATGTAAAAAAACTTCGGGAACCTATAGAACAATTAGACGCGAATATAAAACTGGTAACCAACCCTTTATTGAATTACAAATACGATTCCTTCAAAGGAGCTTCTCATTATTCCTTGGTTTTGCACTCCATTCCAAATGCCTTATACCAAATTTTCGAATCATATAAGCCCATTTCTTCTATTGAATATACTGAAAAAATCGCGGTTCTTTCCTCTGGATATGTGGATTATTTAGTAACTAAATACGATCTTTTATCAAAGAATCTGGGTTTAAAAATACCCGTCCGAATCAATGATTTCAAAGCAATTGAAGCGGTAATTTTAAAAAACAAAGCCTACAACGAATTAGATCAATTGGCTCAGATTGCCAATAAAAACTACCCAAAATCAATGTTAGCCGATTATGAATTGGGTCTAATGTTCGAAAAATTAGGCGATGCCAAAAAAGCAGCAAAAAAATACCAAACCGCCTCACAATTAGAAGAAATTGGCGATTTAACCAAAGATATGATGATGGAAAAATTTGATGATATGCAAAGTTTAATACAAAAAAAATAA
- the panD gene encoding aspartate 1-decarboxylase: MQIQVVKSKIHRVKVTGADLNYIGSITIDETLLDASNIIEGEKVSIVNINNGERFETYAIKGEKDSGIITLNGPAARKVQKDDIIIIISYATLEFEEAKTFKPWIIFPNENDNSLT, encoded by the coding sequence ATGCAAATTCAAGTCGTAAAATCAAAAATTCACCGAGTAAAAGTAACTGGAGCCGATCTTAATTACATCGGAAGTATTACTATTGACGAAACATTATTAGATGCGTCAAACATCATTGAAGGCGAAAAAGTATCCATTGTAAACATCAATAACGGAGAACGTTTTGAAACCTATGCCATCAAAGGCGAAAAAGATTCCGGAATCATAACCTTAAATGGTCCGGCAGCCCGAAAAGTGCAAAAAGACGATATCATCATCATTATTTCCTACGCCACTTTAGAATTTGAAGAAGCCAAAACATTCAAACCTTGGATTATTTTTCCAAATGAGAACGATAATTCTTTGACTTAA